In Pseudomonas sp. ADAK2, the genomic window GTTTTTGCTGCAGCACACAATAAAAATAATGGGGTAGCACTTGAAAACAACAATAAATCGCAGCCTTGTAGCAGCAGGCGTGTGCCTGGCTTTTCCACTTTCGGCCCAGGCGCTGGAGTTCGCCGGATACGTACGCAGCGGCGTCGGGACGTCGACCAACAGCGGTAAACAACAGTGCTTCCAACTGCCGGGCGCGCAGACCAAATACCGCCTGGGCAACGAATGCGAACAGTACGCCGAACTGGAATTGCGCCAGGATTTGTACACGCTTGATGACGGCTCGGTGTTGAGCGTCGATGGCATGGCTTCCCTGTATAACCAGTACGACAAGGACCTGACGTTCAACGGCGACAACGGCTCGGTACGGATGCCGCAGATGTACGCGCAATGGTCGAACATGCCCAGCCTCAACGGCGGTTCGCTATGGGCTGGTCGGCGTTATTACAAGCGGAACGATATCCACATTTCCGACTTCTACTATTGGAACCAGAGCGCCACCGGCGGCGGTATCGAGGACGTGTTGATTGGCGATCTGAAATACAGCTATGCCTACTCGCGCAAGGACAACCTGTACCAGAAGGACTACATCAACCGGCATGACTTCAACGTCGCCGGGTTCGACACCAACCCCGGCGGTGAGCTGGAACTGGGGCTGAGCTACATCGACAAACCCGACAGCCGCGACGCACACCGTGGCTGGGCGGTCACCGCCCAGCATGTGCAGAAAGGCTTTCTCGGCGGCAAGAACAAACTGGCCTTCCAGTACGGCGAAGGTCCCGGCACCGGGTTGGGCTATACCGGTAACGTGCAACTCGACGACCGCAGTAAAAGTTATCGGGTGGTGGAGTTCTTCGACTGGCAGGTGACGCCGCGTTTCGGTGGACAGATCGAGGCGGTGTATCAGAAAGACATTCGCCCGGATGGCGCCGATCAGAACTGGCTGTCCCTCGGGGTGCGCCCGGCCTATGCGATCACCGAGCAGTTCAAACTGGTGACCGAACTGGGTCACGATCAGGTCGAGGCTCCAGGCGGGACGCGCAAGTTGAGCAAATTCACCTTCGCCCCGACCTGGTCGCCCAAGGGCCCGGAATTCTGGGCGCGCCCCGAGGTGCGCCTGTATTACACCTATGCGAGCTGGAACGAGGCGGCCAAGCGGGCAGCCAATGAACTGGCGGCGGGCTCGGCGTTGTCCGATACCGGTGCCTTCGGCACGGCGCGACACGGTTCGAACGTCGGAATGCAGGTCGAGTACTGGTGGAAATAAGCGATGCTGTCGGAGCCTCGCGCTCCATCGGCACTTCAAAGAACAAAACAGCAGGTGACGTCATGGCCACACCCCAACATTTGCAACTGCTCGCGCCGCTGTCCGGCGTGCTGATGCCGCTGGACCAGGTGCCCGATCCGGTGTTCGCAAGCCGCGTGATCGGTGACGGTCTGTGCATCGACCCGACTTCACAAACCCTGCTCGCGCCGTTGGCCGGGGTGATCAGCAATGTGCAGGCCAGTGGGCATGCGGTCAGCATCACCGACGACAACGGTGTGCAGGTGTTGATGCACATTGGCCTCGACACCGTGAACCTGGCGGGCAAGGGCTTTACCCGGTTGGTAGAGGAAGGCCAACGCGTCGAAGCGGGACAAGCGCTGATCGAATTCGATGCCGATTACATCGCCTTGCATGCGCGCAGTTTGTTGACCTTGATGCTGGTGGTCAGTGGCGAACCGTTCACCTGGCTGGTGCCCGAAACGGGTCTGGTGGACATCGGTCAGCCGCTGTTGGGGTTGAACACTGCCGGGCAGGCGACGGAAGAAATGGTCGTGGAGGAGGGCGACGCACTGTTCTCCAAACCAGTGACCCTGGCCAACCCGAACGGCTTGCATGCGCGGCCGGCAGCGGTGTTTGCCCAAGCGGCGAAAGGTTTCTCGGCGAGCATTTATCTGCATAAACAGCAGCAGAGCGCCAACGCCAAATCCCTGGTGGCGATCATGGCGTTGCAGACGGCCCACGGTGATGTCCTGCAAGTCAGCGCGGCGGGTGCGGATGCCGAGGCAGCAATCAAGACGTTGGCGGAACTGCTGGTCGCAGGTTGTGGCGAAACGGTGGCGGCGGTTGTGGCGCCGGAAACGGTCTCCAAATTGACGGTGCTGCGCGGGGTTTGCGCATCGGCGGGGTCGGCGTTTGGCCAGGTGGTGCAGATTACCGAGCAGACGCTGGACGTGAGCGAGTTCGGCAAGGGCGCGCAGGCTGAGGGTGCGATTTTGTCTCGGGCATTGCTCGCCGCGCTGGGCGACTTGCAGCAACTGCGCGACAACGCCACCAGCGACGCCCAGGCCGAAATCTTCAAAGCGCATCAGGAATTGCTCGATGACCCTAGCCTGCTGGATCAGGCCGAGACGTTGATCCGCGAAGGTAAAAGCGCCGGGTTCGCCTGGCGAGCGACGACCGAGGCGACGGCGGCCCACTTCAAAAGCCTCGGCAATGCACTACTGGCGGAGCGAGCGGCGGATCTGGCGGATGTCGGCCAACGGGTGCTCAAGCAGATCCTGGGTGTGCAGGACCGTGCGCTGGAGTTGCCGGACGGGGCAATCCTGATCGCCGAACAACTGACACCGTCCCAGACCGCCGGGCTCGATACCCGCAAAGTGCTGGGGTTTGCTACGGTCGGTGGCGGCGCCACCAGCCACGTCGCGATTCTGGCCCGTGCCGCTGGGTTGCCGGCAATCTGCGGGTTACCGGTGCACGTGCTGACGCTGGCCGATGGCACCCAAGTGTTGCTCGATGCCGACAAGGGCGAACTGCACCTGGACCCGGATCTGGCCGCCATCGAACAACTGCAAGCCAATCGTCAGCAACAACAGAAACGCCAGCAACATGAACTGGCCCACGCCTCGCTCGCCGCATGTACCCGCGACGGTCATCACATCGAGGTCACGGCCAATGTCGCCTCACTGGCGGAAACCGAGCAAGCCATGACGTTGGGCGGCGAGGGCGTCGGGCTGTTGCGTTCGGAATTTCTCTATCTGGAGCGCAACCACGCACCGAGCCACGACGAACAGGCCTCCACCTACAGCGCCA contains:
- a CDS encoding maltoporin produces the protein MKTTINRSLVAAGVCLAFPLSAQALEFAGYVRSGVGTSTNSGKQQCFQLPGAQTKYRLGNECEQYAELELRQDLYTLDDGSVLSVDGMASLYNQYDKDLTFNGDNGSVRMPQMYAQWSNMPSLNGGSLWAGRRYYKRNDIHISDFYYWNQSATGGGIEDVLIGDLKYSYAYSRKDNLYQKDYINRHDFNVAGFDTNPGGELELGLSYIDKPDSRDAHRGWAVTAQHVQKGFLGGKNKLAFQYGEGPGTGLGYTGNVQLDDRSKSYRVVEFFDWQVTPRFGGQIEAVYQKDIRPDGADQNWLSLGVRPAYAITEQFKLVTELGHDQVEAPGGTRKLSKFTFAPTWSPKGPEFWARPEVRLYYTYASWNEAAKRAANELAAGSALSDTGAFGTARHGSNVGMQVEYWWK
- the ptsP gene encoding phosphoenolpyruvate--protein phosphotransferase, coding for MATPQHLQLLAPLSGVLMPLDQVPDPVFASRVIGDGLCIDPTSQTLLAPLAGVISNVQASGHAVSITDDNGVQVLMHIGLDTVNLAGKGFTRLVEEGQRVEAGQALIEFDADYIALHARSLLTLMLVVSGEPFTWLVPETGLVDIGQPLLGLNTAGQATEEMVVEEGDALFSKPVTLANPNGLHARPAAVFAQAAKGFSASIYLHKQQQSANAKSLVAIMALQTAHGDVLQVSAAGADAEAAIKTLAELLVAGCGETVAAVVAPETVSKLTVLRGVCASAGSAFGQVVQITEQTLDVSEFGKGAQAEGAILSRALLAALGDLQQLRDNATSDAQAEIFKAHQELLDDPSLLDQAETLIREGKSAGFAWRATTEATAAHFKSLGNALLAERAADLADVGQRVLKQILGVQDRALELPDGAILIAEQLTPSQTAGLDTRKVLGFATVGGGATSHVAILARAAGLPAICGLPVHVLTLADGTQVLLDADKGELHLDPDLAAIEQLQANRQQQQKRQQHELAHASLAACTRDGHHIEVTANVASLAETEQAMTLGGEGVGLLRSEFLYLERNHAPSHDEQASTYSAIARALGPNRNLVVRTLDVGGDKPLAYVPMDSETNPFLGMRGIRLCLERPQLLRDQFKAILSSAGLARLHIMLPMVAQLSELRQARQLLEEEALALGLTELPKLGIMIEVPAAALMADLFAPEVDFFSIGTNDLTQYTLAMDRDHPRLASQADSFHPSILRLIASTVKAAHAHGKWVGVCGALASETLATPLLLGLGIDELSVSVPLIPAVKAAVREVDLVDCQAIAQQVLGLESAEQVREALRLYHEATVDTSLVLEN